From Rhodovastum atsumiense, a single genomic window includes:
- a CDS encoding ABC transporter ATP-binding protein, with protein MTGTTEPALIDIQGLTKRFGLFTAVDDVSFQVARGEVLGFLGPNGAGKSTTMRMLAGFMTPTAGTARICGHDVQTDSVAARRCLGFLPEGAPNYPEMTVEAFLRFVARVRGYRGGELGDRVARALHLTTLEGVRQQPIETLSKGFKRRVGLAQSLLHDPPVLILDEPTDGLDPNQKHEVRALIHRMAPTKAIVISTHILEEVDAVCTRAIIIAGGRVVADDKPGALEKLHPSGRLEDVFRQITQTPPSSRIAA; from the coding sequence TTGACCGGTACCACCGAGCCCGCCCTGATCGACATCCAGGGGCTCACCAAGCGCTTCGGCCTGTTCACCGCCGTGGATGATGTCTCGTTCCAGGTCGCCCGGGGCGAGGTCCTTGGCTTCCTTGGCCCGAACGGCGCGGGCAAGTCCACCACCATGCGCATGCTGGCCGGGTTCATGACGCCGACCGCCGGCACCGCGCGCATCTGCGGCCACGACGTGCAGACCGATTCGGTCGCCGCGCGCCGCTGCCTCGGCTTCCTGCCGGAAGGCGCGCCGAACTATCCGGAAATGACGGTGGAAGCATTCCTGCGCTTCGTCGCCCGGGTGCGCGGCTATCGCGGCGGCGAGCTGGGCGACCGGGTGGCGCGGGCGCTGCACCTGACCACGCTGGAAGGGGTGCGCCAGCAGCCGATCGAGACGCTGTCGAAGGGCTTCAAGCGCCGGGTCGGGCTGGCGCAGTCACTGCTGCACGATCCGCCGGTGCTGATCCTCGACGAGCCCACCGACGGGCTCGATCCCAACCAGAAGCACGAGGTGCGCGCGCTGATCCACCGGATGGCGCCGACCAAGGCGATCGTGATTTCCACCCATATCCTCGAGGAAGTGGACGCGGTGTGCACGCGCGCCATCATCATCGCCGGCGGCCGCGTCGTCGCCGACGACAAGCCCGGGGCCCTGGAGAAGCTGCATCCCTCCGGCCGCCTCGAGGACGTGTTCCGCCAGATCACCCAGACCCCGCCTTCATCCCGCATCGCCGCCTGA
- a CDS encoding ABC transporter permease subunit, whose translation MRNILAVAGREFSGYFATPVAVVFIVIFLVLQGVLTFNLGNFFDRNQADLAPFFNFLPWVFLLLVPAITMRLWAEERRLGTIEMLLTLPITQAQAVIGKFLAAWAFCAIALALTFPFVLTVNYLGRPDNGVIAAGYVGALLVAGSFLAIGAALSALTRNQVIAFVIAVAVCFLFAVASYPLVTDFLAQHLPVFADIARALSVTERYQGFTHGVVGLRDLIFFASFIGFWLFVNTVIVEHRKAD comes from the coding sequence ATGCGCAACATCCTCGCCGTCGCCGGCCGCGAGTTCAGCGGCTACTTCGCCACCCCCGTCGCCGTGGTCTTCATCGTCATCTTCCTCGTGCTGCAGGGCGTGCTGACCTTCAACCTCGGCAATTTCTTCGATCGCAACCAGGCCGACCTCGCCCCCTTCTTCAATTTCCTGCCCTGGGTGTTCCTGCTGCTGGTGCCCGCCATCACCATGCGGCTCTGGGCGGAGGAGCGGCGGCTCGGCACCATCGAGATGCTGCTGACCCTGCCGATCACGCAGGCACAGGCGGTGATCGGCAAGTTCCTGGCCGCCTGGGCGTTCTGCGCGATCGCGCTGGCCCTGACCTTCCCCTTCGTGCTCACGGTCAACTATCTCGGCCGGCCCGACAACGGCGTGATCGCCGCGGGCTATGTCGGCGCGCTGCTGGTCGCCGGCTCCTTCCTCGCGATCGGGGCGGCGCTGTCGGCGCTGACCAGGAACCAGGTGATCGCCTTCGTCATCGCGGTCGCCGTCTGCTTCCTGTTCGCGGTCGCCTCCTATCCGCTGGTGACCGATTTCCTCGCCCAGCATCTGCCGGTCTTCGCCGACATCGCCCGTGCGCTCTCGGTCACCGAGCGCTACCAGGGCTTCACCCACGGCGTGGTCGGGCTGCGCGACCTGATCTTCTTCGCTTCCTTCATCGGGTTCTGGCTGTTCGTGAACACCGTCATCGTCGAGCACAGGAAGGCTGACTGA
- a CDS encoding GldG family protein, protein MRRTWTSVAGVVAVAAILIGLNMFAGRFLANAQLDLTQQGLYTLSPGTRTVVAGLKEPVTLRFYFSRSLGARIPSYGAYADRVRDMLREYARIGHGNIRLEFYDPEPFSDTEDRAVAYGLQGVPLDQGGEQVYFGLVGTNLLDDERIIAFLQPDRERFLEYDLTRLVYELSNPKRPVVGVMSSLPLDGDPRMMMMMRNSGGVGGPGAPYVSMLQLRQLDTVKTVPTDAQVIDPDVQVLLVAQAQNLSDATLYAIDQFVMRGGRLMVMVDPHSEAQAAQPGPTGMPSENTASNLAKLFDVWGITFDPKTVVGDLKGAWRVRAAPGDRVQAVDYVAWFNIRDGLNHDDPATADLEQVTVAAAGAIGKKDGAAITFTPLLSSSDQSGTIPVESVRAMPDPGKILGSFKPEGGPRVIAARVRGELASAFSAPPPLAEGQQRPAGFPEHKAHTDGPANLVVVGDSDILADRFWVRVQNFFGQQDATPFSDNGPFVANLIGTLAGGDALIGLRGRGTSQRPFDVVEDMQKAAEARFRRTEQALQTHLDETQKKLAELRTGRGGQATAAVITPEQRQAIDDLRREIADTRNKLRAVQFDLRRDIAGLETRLRLIDILLVPAILTGLAVARGIARRRRRPARA, encoded by the coding sequence ATGCGCCGCACCTGGACCTCCGTCGCCGGCGTCGTCGCGGTCGCCGCGATCCTGATCGGCCTCAACATGTTTGCCGGCCGCTTCCTGGCCAATGCGCAGCTCGACCTGACGCAGCAGGGGCTCTACACGCTCTCGCCCGGCACCCGCACGGTCGTCGCCGGGCTGAAGGAACCGGTGACGCTGCGATTCTACTTCTCCCGCAGCCTCGGCGCCCGCATTCCCTCCTATGGCGCCTATGCCGACCGCGTGCGCGACATGCTGCGCGAATACGCGCGCATCGGCCACGGCAACATCAGGCTCGAATTCTACGATCCCGAGCCGTTCAGCGACACCGAGGACCGCGCCGTGGCCTACGGGCTGCAGGGCGTGCCGCTCGACCAGGGGGGGGAGCAGGTCTATTTTGGCCTGGTCGGCACCAACCTGCTCGACGACGAGCGGATCATCGCCTTCCTGCAGCCCGACCGCGAGCGCTTCCTGGAATACGACCTGACGCGCCTCGTCTACGAGCTGTCCAATCCGAAGCGCCCGGTGGTGGGGGTGATGTCCTCGCTGCCGCTCGACGGCGATCCGCGCATGATGATGATGATGCGCAACAGCGGCGGCGTGGGCGGCCCCGGCGCACCGTATGTCTCGATGCTGCAACTGCGCCAGTTGGATACGGTGAAGACCGTGCCGACCGATGCGCAGGTGATCGATCCGGACGTGCAGGTGCTGCTGGTGGCGCAGGCGCAGAACCTGTCCGACGCGACGCTTTATGCCATCGACCAGTTCGTCATGCGTGGCGGGCGGCTGATGGTGATGGTCGATCCGCACAGCGAGGCACAGGCGGCGCAGCCGGGCCCGACCGGCATGCCGAGCGAGAACACCGCGAGCAATCTGGCGAAGCTGTTCGATGTCTGGGGCATCACCTTCGATCCGAAGACCGTGGTCGGCGACCTCAAGGGTGCCTGGCGGGTGCGCGCCGCCCCCGGCGACCGGGTGCAGGCAGTCGATTACGTCGCCTGGTTCAACATCCGCGACGGCCTCAACCATGATGACCCGGCGACCGCGGACCTGGAACAGGTCACCGTCGCCGCCGCCGGTGCCATCGGCAAGAAGGATGGTGCCGCCATCACCTTCACGCCGCTGCTGTCTTCCTCCGACCAGTCGGGCACGATCCCGGTGGAAAGCGTGCGGGCCATGCCCGATCCGGGCAAGATCCTGGGCAGCTTCAAGCCGGAGGGCGGCCCCCGCGTGATCGCGGCCCGCGTGCGCGGGGAACTCGCCAGTGCCTTCTCCGCCCCGCCGCCGCTCGCCGAGGGCCAGCAGCGTCCGGCCGGCTTCCCCGAGCACAAGGCCCATACCGACGGCCCGGCCAATCTGGTCGTGGTCGGCGATTCGGACATCCTCGCTGACCGCTTCTGGGTGCGGGTGCAGAATTTCTTCGGCCAGCAGGACGCGACGCCCTTCTCCGACAACGGCCCGTTCGTCGCCAACCTGATCGGCACACTCGCCGGCGGCGACGCGCTGATCGGGCTGCGCGGCCGTGGCACCTCGCAACGCCCCTTCGACGTGGTCGAGGACATGCAGAAGGCGGCCGAGGCCCGCTTCCGCCGCACCGAGCAGGCGCTGCAGACGCATCTGGACGAGACGCAGAAGAAGCTCGCCGAGCTGCGCACCGGGCGCGGCGGCCAGGCCACCGCCGCCGTCATCACCCCCGAGCAGCGCCAGGCGATCGACGACCTGCGGCGCGAGATCGCCGACACCCGCAACAAGCTGCGGGCCGTGCAGTTCGACCTGCGGCGCGACATCGCCGGGCTGGAGACGCGGCTGCGGCTGATCGACATCCTGCTGGTGCCGGCGATCCTGACCGGGCTGGCGGTGGCGCGCGGCATCGCCCGCCGGCGCCGCCGCCCGGCGCGCGCGTGA
- a CDS encoding DUF4340 domain-containing protein, whose product MNPRIVAILGGVAVVVLGAALIWGRGPIAVTQTAPTQAGTLVFPGLAGRLQQAARVELTTKGQPLVITKQGDVWGLADRGNYPVQAGKLRELLTGLTELHLTEPRTADPAMYERLGVGDPASPTATATGLRVLDGSGQVLAELILGHRRVRAQANLPESIYVRRPNEARSWLAEGRLPVDADPQLWLLRDIANIDAKQVASVVVHRDDAVLRFGRDGDKPVLAEPADHPKLDDYRVEDVFRGLEQLTLTDVKPAAQQPGEKLGTATITLTDGTVVDATVFRADKDIWVQFAARGDSAQAKELAARVTGWTYQIGSWKERSLVPTLTELKAEEPQKPAAPEAAAPTETPVPQAAPASPAGTAAPDAAAPAGDTPAPEAEPEQKAE is encoded by the coding sequence ATGAACCCTCGCATCGTTGCCATCCTCGGGGGCGTCGCGGTCGTCGTGCTCGGCGCCGCCCTGATCTGGGGCCGCGGGCCGATTGCGGTCACGCAGACCGCGCCGACGCAGGCGGGCACCCTGGTGTTCCCGGGGCTCGCCGGCCGCCTGCAGCAGGCCGCCCGGGTCGAGCTGACCACCAAGGGCCAGCCCCTGGTCATCACCAAGCAGGGCGATGTCTGGGGCCTCGCCGATCGCGGCAACTACCCGGTGCAGGCCGGGAAGCTGCGCGAGCTGCTCACCGGCCTGACCGAACTGCACCTGACCGAGCCGCGCACCGCCGATCCGGCGATGTACGAGCGGCTTGGCGTGGGCGACCCCGCCTCCCCGACCGCGACCGCCACGGGGCTGCGCGTGCTGGACGGATCGGGGCAGGTGCTGGCCGAGCTGATCCTCGGCCATCGCCGCGTCCGCGCCCAGGCCAACCTGCCCGAATCGATTTATGTGCGCCGGCCCAACGAGGCGCGGTCGTGGCTGGCCGAGGGGCGGCTGCCGGTCGATGCCGATCCGCAGCTCTGGTTGCTGCGCGACATCGCCAATATCGACGCCAAGCAGGTCGCCTCGGTGGTGGTGCATCGCGACGACGCGGTGCTGCGCTTCGGCCGCGACGGCGACAAGCCGGTGCTGGCCGAGCCCGCCGACCATCCGAAGCTGGATGACTACCGCGTCGAGGACGTCTTCCGCGGGCTGGAGCAGCTCACCCTGACCGACGTGAAGCCGGCGGCGCAGCAACCCGGCGAGAAGCTCGGCACGGCGACGATCACCCTGACCGATGGCACCGTGGTGGACGCGACGGTGTTCCGCGCCGACAAGGACATCTGGGTGCAGTTCGCCGCGCGGGGCGACAGCGCGCAGGCGAAGGAACTGGCCGCCCGCGTCACCGGCTGGACCTACCAGATCGGATCGTGGAAGGAACGGTCGCTGGTGCCGACGCTGACCGAACTGAAGGCGGAGGAACCACAGAAGCCGGCCGCCCCGGAAGCGGCTGCCCCGACCGAAACGCCAGTGCCGCAGGCCGCGCCGGCCTCGCCCGCCGGGACAGCGGCTCCGGATGCGGCCGCCCCGGCCGGCGACACGCCGGCACCGGAAGCCGAGCCAGAGCAGAAAGCCGAATAG
- a CDS encoding NUDIX hydrolase: protein MSREYPTRPIVGIGICLLRPHAGGEVLLARRGQAPALGAWTLPGGAQELGETAEQAARRELLEETGLTAGPLQLAANVDSIHRDAAGRVRYHYTILDFYGLPAGGVLAPGDDVAEVVWARLDALDAYALWDEVHRVIGIARQQLGV from the coding sequence GTGAGCCGCGAGTACCCCACCCGGCCCATCGTCGGCATCGGCATCTGCCTGTTGCGTCCGCATGCCGGCGGCGAGGTGCTGCTCGCCCGGCGCGGCCAGGCCCCGGCGCTCGGGGCCTGGACCCTGCCCGGCGGCGCGCAGGAACTCGGCGAGACGGCGGAACAGGCCGCCCGCCGGGAATTGCTGGAAGAGACCGGGCTCACCGCTGGCCCGCTGCAGCTTGCCGCCAACGTCGATTCCATCCACCGCGACGCGGCCGGCCGGGTGCGGTACCACTACACCATCCTCGATTTCTACGGCCTGCCGGCGGGGGGCGTGCTCGCGCCCGGCGACGACGTGGCCGAGGTCGTCTGGGCCCGACTCGATGCCCTGGACGCCTACGCGCTGTGGGACGAAGTGCATCGGGTGATCGGCATCGCCCGCCAGCAGCTTGGTGTGTGA
- a CDS encoding O-acetylhomoserine aminocarboxypropyltransferase/cysteine synthase family protein — MTSIHPETLALHAGWRADPATTAVAVPIYQTTSYQFESADNAAALFGLQALGNIYTRIMNPTNDVLEKRVAALEGGVAALALASGQAASAFSVQNLARAGDNIVSSTDLYGGTWNLFANTLKDQGIEVRFVDPSDPEAFARATDDRTRAYYAETLPNPKLRVFPIAEVAAIGRRFGIPLIVDNTAAPVLVKPLEHGAAVVVYSLTKYLGGHGTSIGGLIVDGGNFDWEAHAARQPALNTPDPSYHGAVWSQAAKPLGPIAYILKARVTLLRDLGAALSPFNAFLILQGIETVALRVKAHSENALAVANFLRERREVTRVIHPSTTTGQDAEWTRKYLTRGQGGLLGFELAGGAEAGRRFIDQLKLFYHVANIGDARSLAIHPASTTHSQLSVEEQAATGVSPGYVRLSIGIEHIDDIIADLAQALDAVGA, encoded by the coding sequence ATGACCAGCATCCATCCCGAGACCCTTGCCCTGCACGCCGGCTGGCGCGCCGACCCCGCCACCACCGCCGTTGCCGTGCCGATCTACCAGACCACCTCGTACCAGTTCGAATCGGCCGACAACGCCGCGGCGCTGTTCGGGCTGCAGGCGCTCGGCAACATCTACACCCGCATCATGAACCCCACGAACGACGTGCTGGAAAAGCGCGTCGCGGCGCTGGAAGGCGGCGTGGCGGCGCTGGCGCTGGCCTCGGGCCAGGCGGCGAGCGCGTTCTCGGTGCAGAACCTGGCGCGCGCCGGCGACAACATCGTCTCCTCGACCGACCTCTATGGCGGCACCTGGAACCTGTTCGCCAACACGCTCAAGGACCAGGGAATCGAGGTGCGATTCGTCGATCCCTCCGATCCGGAAGCCTTCGCCCGCGCCACCGACGACCGCACCCGCGCCTACTACGCCGAGACCCTGCCCAACCCGAAGCTGCGCGTCTTCCCGATCGCCGAGGTCGCGGCCATCGGCCGGCGCTTCGGCATCCCGCTGATCGTCGACAACACCGCCGCCCCGGTGCTGGTGAAGCCCCTGGAGCACGGCGCCGCCGTGGTGGTGTACTCGCTGACCAAATACCTGGGCGGCCACGGCACCTCGATCGGCGGCCTGATCGTCGATGGCGGCAATTTCGACTGGGAAGCCCATGCCGCCCGCCAGCCGGCGCTGAACACGCCTGATCCGAGCTACCACGGCGCGGTCTGGTCGCAGGCGGCCAAGCCGCTCGGGCCGATCGCCTATATCCTGAAGGCGCGGGTGACGCTGCTGCGCGACCTCGGCGCCGCGCTCAGCCCGTTCAATGCCTTCCTGATCCTGCAGGGCATCGAGACCGTGGCCCTGCGCGTCAAGGCGCACAGCGAGAACGCGCTGGCGGTGGCGAACTTCCTGCGGGAACGCCGGGAAGTGACCCGGGTGATCCACCCCTCCACCACCACCGGCCAGGATGCCGAATGGACGCGGAAATACCTGACCCGCGGCCAGGGCGGGCTGCTCGGCTTCGAACTCGCCGGTGGGGCCGAGGCCGGGCGGCGCTTCATCGACCAGCTGAAGCTGTTCTACCACGTCGCCAATATCGGTGATGCGCGCAGCCTCGCGATCCACCCGGCGAGCACCACCCATTCCCAGCTCAGCGTCGAGGAGCAGGCGGCG